From a region of the Ovis aries strain OAR_USU_Benz2616 breed Rambouillet chromosome 2, ARS-UI_Ramb_v3.0, whole genome shotgun sequence genome:
- the CAVIN4 gene encoding caveolae-associated protein 4: MEHNGSASNADKIHQNRLSNVTEDEDQDAALTIVTVLDKVAAIVDSVQASQKRIEERHRVMENAVKSVQIDLLKFSQSHSNMGYVINKLFEKTRKVSAHIKDVKARVEKQQTHVKKVEAKQEEIMKKNKFRVVIFQEEVQCPTSLSVVKDRSLIESPEEEDEVFDTPVDLSSDEEYFVEESRSARLRKSGKERIDNIKKAFSKENMQKTRQNFDKKVNRIRTRIVTPERRERLRQSGERLRQSGERLKQSGERFKKSISNAAPTREAFKMRSLRKTKDRAVAEGPEEVREVGVDIIARGEALGPISERYPEVLSETDPEEASAPRPPQECGEISTPEPLKVTFKPQVKVEDDESLLLDLKQ, encoded by the exons ATGGAGCATAATGGGTCAGCTTCAAATGCTGATAAAATCCACCAGAATCGCCTGTCGAATGTGACAGAAGATGAAGACCAAGATGCCGCTCTCACCATTGTGACTGTGCTGGACAAAGTCGCTGCCATCGTGGACAGCGTGCAGGCCAGCCAGAAGAGGATAGAGGAGAGACACAGGGTGATGGAGAACGCCGTCAAGTCCGTCCAGATCGACCTGCTCAAGTTTTCACAGTCACACAGCAACATGGGCTATGTCATTAACAAGTTGTTTGAGAAAACCCGAAAGGTCAGTGCTCACATTAAAGACGTGAAGGCCCGGGTGGAGAAGCAACAAACTCATGTTAAAAAAGTTGAAGCTAAGCaagaagaaataatgaagaaaaacaaattccGTGTGGTCATATTCCAG gaGGAGGTTCAGTGTCCGACGTCCCTTTCTGTCGTGAAAGACAGAAGCTTGAttgagagtccagaggaggaggacGAAGTCTTTGATACCCCAGTTGATCTGTCTTCAGATGAAGAATATTTCGTTGAAGAGAGCAGGTCTGCCAGGCTTAGAAAGTCAGGCAAGGAGCGCATTGATAACATCAAAAAGgccttttccaaagaaaacatgcagAAGACACGGCAGAATTTTGACAAGAAAGTGAACAGAATTAGGACTAGAATAGTGACCCCAGAAAGGAGAGAGCGGCTGAGACAGTCGGGGGAGAGACTGAGACAGTCGGGGGAGAGACTGAAGCAGTCAGGGGAGAGGTTTAAGAAATCCATTTCCAATGCAGCTCCCACAAGGGAAGCTTTTAAGATGCGTAGCCTTCGGAAAACCAAAGATCGAGCTGTGGCTGAGGGTCCAGAAGAGGTCcgggaggtgggggtggacaTCATTGCCAGGGGCGAGGCTCTAGGCCCCATCAGTGAGCGCTACCCCGAGGTGCTCAGTGAAACAGACCCCGAGGAGGCCAGTGCCCCGCGTCCTCCCCAAGAATGTGGGGAGATCTCGACCCCCGAGCCTCTGAAAGTTACTTTTAAACCCCAGGTGAAAGTAGAGGATGATGAATCTCTTTTGCTAGATTTAAAGCAGTAA